One Miscanthus floridulus cultivar M001 chromosome 11, ASM1932011v1, whole genome shotgun sequence DNA window includes the following coding sequences:
- the LOC136491835 gene encoding uncharacterized mitochondrial protein AtMg00810-like has product MSDLGALSYYLGIEVSQGKEELTLGQSAYASKLLERSGMAECKPCMTPMEEWLRLTKASTTVKVDATLYGSIVGGLRYLVHIRSDIAFAMGYVSRFMEDPREDHRATVKRLLRYVKGTVDQGIIFPKTVREGGAENASCCGIVAAVEAGAERLTCRTVATCRGRR; this is encoded by the exons atgagcgatctcggcgcactctcctactacctcggcatcgaggtaagccaagggaaggaggaactcacgctcggtcagagcgcgtatgcctcaaagctgttggagcggagcggcatggctgagtgcaagccttGCATGACCCCGATGGAGGAGTGGCTAaggctgacgaaggccagcaccacggtgaaggtagatgcaacactctacgggagcatcgtcggcggtctgcgctacctagtccacataagGTCGGATATTGCGTTCgccatgggctacgtcagtcgcttcatggaggatcccagagaggatcaccgggctacggtgaagcggctactgcgctacgtcaaggggacggtggatcaggggattatctttcccaagaccg taagggaaggcggcgccgaaaatgCTTCCTGCTGTGGTATtgtagccgctgtagaggcaggcgccgaacggctcacctgtcggactgtagccacatgcaggggcaGGCGCTag